The Haloarchaeobius sp. HME9146 genome includes a region encoding these proteins:
- a CDS encoding PAS domain S-box protein has product MEEEINSDRPREETVRDTDRSGSATAWQALTEAGFGIVEVDESGTIVGATPSVADTLGYTREPLVGQSSTNLFTERDEDEVLALLADLADDDTVRLVRHRRKNGEEIPLPVTVHRVETDEQVSYVELVRDFEWFEPGNATLAQEEPAETEDGRDQTHVDVETTTPTTDTDATSPTVSPPHAARPGRTETGADDLYHELFEQSRDGIVVVDTRSNRIIEANERAATLFGCSREDLVGEAASQAFETGQGETTLARLVAEDANRDETVVYRPPDAEERTVSMESLELDDHDGHVVVFLRDVTDHRQHESERARRIAAMDAALEGIAVLDDDNCFTYVNREFAALHGTTASSLVGKAWCECYSEEEWRRIAWQVLPAVEHEGTWRGEATGVRTDGETFPQSLSLSKVDGRGLVCVVHDISEQKHHSQRLRELNVVTHELVTAHDEEEIATIGCDAVTRVIGLPLNAIRLYDQEANGLVLAEAPDTVMEVLGPRPVYDVATTPAGRAFRTAETVITVVDEGDQYGRYPLSEALYVPLGDHGVLSVGTTARHGFEREQVDLAELLGANLTVALTRTKRDRRLREMQADLTEKQDVMVRQHDQQEILLGISSLVQEITDATVNSRSRGEIEQTVCENIASSELYHFAWIGHYSLGRGRIVPRAAAGLDEGVLDEIAQITPTEAERGAIDKAIETGEPQVVRSVDGELALHEPVRRAAFERGFEAAIAVPLTYAGRNYGGLVVIASHPDAFGEFETRAFSVLGELVAFAIRATTDRELLLSDSIIEVEFESSDRTATLVALSKEIGCRLTLAGIVASNTNGRRYYYLVEDVPASTAVSALWRYPGVEDVEVISERVDESLIAVELSSGSLVQSLVEYGVRVREQMVADGRTTLTVEAPTQDDVRDVVELLVGEFPETDVVSVLERDRPVRTTNECRDMLLGDLTDRQHATLQTAYVEGYFDWPRRSTAEEVAARLDIASSTFHQHVRIALQKVLLSLFEQE; this is encoded by the coding sequence TTGGAAGAGGAAATCAACAGCGACCGCCCGAGAGAGGAGACTGTTCGTGACACCGACAGGTCCGGGAGTGCCACCGCCTGGCAGGCGCTCACCGAAGCCGGGTTCGGTATCGTCGAAGTAGACGAATCCGGCACCATCGTCGGGGCCACACCATCGGTCGCGGACACCCTTGGCTACACACGCGAGCCGCTGGTCGGACAGTCGTCGACGAACCTGTTCACGGAACGGGACGAGGACGAGGTCCTCGCACTACTCGCGGACCTGGCCGACGACGACACGGTCCGACTGGTTCGTCACCGCCGAAAGAACGGGGAAGAAATCCCCCTACCGGTCACCGTCCACCGCGTCGAAACCGACGAACAGGTGTCGTACGTAGAGCTCGTCCGTGATTTCGAGTGGTTCGAGCCCGGCAACGCCACCCTCGCGCAGGAGGAACCTGCCGAGACCGAGGACGGCCGTGACCAGACCCACGTCGATGTCGAGACGACGACCCCCACGACCGACACCGACGCCACTTCTCCCACCGTCAGCCCCCCACACGCGGCGCGTCCCGGGAGGACGGAAACAGGGGCCGACGACCTGTATCACGAGCTATTCGAGCAGAGTCGCGACGGAATCGTCGTGGTCGACACGCGGTCGAACCGGATCATCGAGGCCAACGAGCGCGCCGCGACGTTGTTCGGCTGCTCCCGGGAGGACCTCGTCGGTGAGGCCGCAAGCCAGGCGTTCGAAACCGGACAGGGCGAGACGACGCTCGCGCGACTCGTCGCCGAGGACGCGAACCGGGACGAGACCGTGGTCTACCGACCGCCCGATGCTGAAGAACGAACCGTATCGATGGAGAGCCTTGAGCTGGACGACCACGACGGCCATGTCGTGGTGTTCCTTCGGGACGTCACCGACCACCGCCAGCACGAGAGCGAACGGGCCCGACGAATCGCCGCGATGGACGCCGCCCTGGAGGGAATCGCGGTCCTGGACGACGACAATTGCTTCACGTACGTGAACAGGGAGTTCGCCGCGCTGCACGGGACGACCGCGTCCTCCCTCGTCGGCAAAGCGTGGTGCGAGTGCTACTCCGAGGAGGAGTGGCGTCGAATCGCGTGGCAGGTACTCCCCGCCGTCGAGCACGAGGGGACCTGGCGCGGCGAAGCGACCGGCGTGCGGACCGACGGGGAGACCTTCCCCCAGTCTCTCTCGCTGAGCAAGGTCGATGGCCGGGGCCTCGTCTGCGTCGTCCACGACATCTCTGAACAGAAACATCACTCTCAGCGGCTCCGCGAGCTCAACGTCGTCACCCACGAACTGGTGACGGCCCACGACGAGGAGGAGATCGCGACCATCGGGTGCGACGCCGTCACCCGGGTCATCGGACTCCCACTGAACGCGATTCGCCTGTACGACCAGGAAGCCAACGGGCTCGTACTCGCCGAAGCCCCGGACACGGTGATGGAGGTCCTCGGGCCGCGCCCCGTGTACGACGTGGCGACGACTCCGGCCGGCCGGGCGTTCCGGACCGCAGAGACCGTCATCACGGTCGTCGACGAAGGCGACCAGTACGGCCGCTATCCCCTGTCGGAGGCCCTGTACGTTCCACTCGGTGACCACGGCGTGCTGAGCGTCGGTACCACCGCACGCCACGGGTTCGAACGGGAGCAGGTCGACCTCGCGGAGTTACTCGGCGCGAACCTGACCGTCGCGTTGACGCGGACGAAACGCGACCGACGGCTCCGGGAGATGCAGGCCGACCTCACCGAGAAACAGGACGTGATGGTCCGCCAGCACGACCAGCAGGAGATACTGCTGGGCATCAGCTCGCTCGTCCAGGAGATAACGGACGCGACCGTCAACTCCAGAAGCCGAGGTGAGATCGAACAGACCGTCTGTGAGAACATCGCCTCCTCGGAGTTGTACCACTTCGCGTGGATCGGCCACTACAGCTTGGGCCGGGGACGAATAGTCCCGCGCGCGGCCGCCGGCCTCGACGAGGGCGTCCTCGACGAGATCGCACAGATCACGCCGACAGAGGCCGAACGAGGTGCCATAGACAAGGCAATCGAGACCGGTGAGCCACAAGTCGTCCGGTCGGTCGACGGTGAACTCGCCCTGCACGAGCCGGTTCGGCGCGCCGCGTTCGAACGCGGGTTCGAGGCAGCCATCGCGGTTCCGCTCACCTACGCCGGTCGGAACTACGGCGGGCTGGTCGTCATCGCGAGCCATCCCGACGCGTTCGGCGAGTTCGAGACGCGGGCGTTCTCGGTCCTCGGCGAACTCGTCGCCTTCGCCATCCGCGCGACGACCGACCGTGAACTCCTGCTCAGTGACTCGATCATCGAGGTCGAGTTCGAGAGCTCCGACCGGACGGCGACACTGGTCGCACTCTCGAAGGAGATCGGCTGTCGGTTGACCCTGGCTGGCATCGTCGCCAGCAACACCAACGGCAGGCGGTACTACTACCTCGTCGAGGACGTGCCCGCATCCACCGCCGTCTCGGCACTGTGGCGATACCCCGGCGTCGAGGACGTCGAGGTCATCAGCGAGCGGGTGGACGAATCGCTCATCGCGGTCGAGCTGTCGAGCGGGTCGCTCGTCCAGTCGCTGGTCGAGTACGGCGTCCGCGTTCGCGAGCAGATGGTCGCCGACGGTCGGACCACGCTGACCGTGGAGGCACCGACCCAGGACGACGTTCGTGACGTGGTCGAACTCCTCGTCGGCGAGTTCCCCGAGACCGACGTCGTCTCCGTCCTCGAACGCGACCGGCCGGTCCGGACGACGAACGAGTGCCGGGACATGCTCCTGGGCGACCTCACCGACCGCCAGCACGCGACCCTGCAGACGGCCTACGTCGAGGGGTACTTCGACTGGCCGCGGCGGAGCACTGCGGAGGAGGTCGCGGCGCGACTCGATATCGCGTCCTCGACGTTCCACCAGCACGTCCGCATCGCCCTCCAGAAGGTACTCCTCTCACTTTTCGAGCAGGAATAG
- a CDS encoding helix-turn-helix domain-containing protein: protein MNRSFGDYNSIRDRAAAEAAARESFENANPLTAVATLLGRKWHLVILDELLEGGPQGFSALQRQIGGISSKVLSESLSDLEEKELISRAVVCEKPFRVEYSLTERGEALQPVITAARESSV from the coding sequence ATGAACAGGTCATTTGGCGATTACAATTCGATTCGAGATCGTGCTGCCGCGGAGGCAGCTGCAAGAGAGTCCTTCGAGAACGCGAACCCGCTAACAGCGGTCGCGACGCTCCTCGGGCGGAAGTGGCACCTCGTCATCCTCGACGAGTTGCTGGAAGGGGGGCCCCAGGGGTTCAGTGCACTACAGCGACAGATCGGGGGGATCTCGAGCAAGGTGCTGTCCGAGAGCCTGAGCGACCTCGAAGAGAAAGAGCTCATCTCACGCGCGGTCGTCTGTGAGAAGCCGTTCCGGGTCGAGTACTCGCTCACCGAGCGGGGGGAGGCACTCCAGCCCGTCATCACGGCCGCCCGGGAGAGCTCCGTATAG
- a CDS encoding helix-turn-helix domain-containing protein, which produces MEETTKKSELWYRSDDWCSITAASNVLGKKWVPAIVHRLLKNEALGFSALREEIYGVSSKVLSENLSEMERLGLVERRIISDRPFRVEYSLTERGKDLEAVIDSMAKWGDKHLVPEMLPEEQQDLTEF; this is translated from the coding sequence ATGGAGGAGACGACAAAAAAATCAGAACTCTGGTATCGGAGCGACGACTGGTGCTCCATAACCGCAGCCAGTAACGTCCTCGGCAAGAAGTGGGTGCCAGCGATTGTGCACCGACTGCTGAAGAACGAAGCACTGGGGTTCTCGGCCTTGCGCGAGGAGATATACGGTGTCTCCAGCAAGGTGCTCTCGGAGAACCTGAGCGAGATGGAACGGCTCGGGCTCGTCGAGCGCCGGATCATCAGCGACCGTCCGTTCCGGGTGGAGTACTCGCTGACCGAGCGGGGGAAGGACCTCGAAGCAGTCATCGACAGCATGGCCAAGTGGGGAGACAAACACCTCGTCCCGGAGATGCTCCCCGAAGAACAGCAGGACTTGACGGAGTTCTGA
- a CDS encoding DUF63 family protein yields the protein MQQLRQRIDPFAAWIAAALLGVTALSATAVYQTTRPAVMGFLWPNVVGPIVARGSNSECVALVDGAVKVPTGQCVAPAGGFAAGPDLTILGAAMLAVVLGFIVVGALLLLETLDARETQAFFYAVVPFMALTGALLALGQGASRLPNGPLDLLPFPFNLGLVTSVIYLSTVLLAVVAIAVGVFLERHGYVPSFHQFAASVGAVALGVALILLTALALGTDAGSLSLGSLVGMVFVLAVTTVLAAAVWAGLARSMPDVVTGIGAMGLVVFWAFLLNGVATVVALDWSGLFGVEAIGFTPNFVGQIVVALTEALLPTALGTAWPYLLVQLGIGIVVAASFEESEVTTTTPALLLLTAVVAFGLVTGVQVLVAMTFGL from the coding sequence ATGCAACAGCTACGACAGCGTATCGACCCGTTTGCGGCATGGATCGCGGCGGCCCTCCTGGGAGTGACAGCACTCTCGGCGACGGCCGTCTATCAGACGACCAGACCGGCGGTGATGGGGTTCCTGTGGCCGAACGTGGTCGGCCCCATCGTCGCCCGCGGCTCGAACTCGGAGTGCGTCGCACTCGTCGACGGGGCGGTGAAGGTCCCGACCGGCCAGTGCGTCGCGCCAGCCGGCGGCTTCGCCGCGGGGCCCGACCTGACGATACTCGGGGCAGCGATGCTCGCGGTCGTCCTCGGGTTCATCGTCGTGGGGGCACTGCTCCTGCTTGAGACACTCGACGCGCGCGAGACGCAGGCGTTCTTCTACGCCGTCGTGCCCTTCATGGCCCTGACCGGCGCGTTGCTGGCACTGGGCCAGGGGGCGAGTCGGCTCCCGAACGGCCCGCTCGACCTGCTCCCGTTCCCGTTCAACCTCGGGCTGGTCACGTCGGTGATCTACCTCTCGACGGTGCTCCTCGCGGTGGTCGCCATCGCGGTGGGGGTGTTCCTCGAACGTCACGGGTACGTCCCGAGCTTCCACCAGTTCGCGGCCAGCGTCGGCGCGGTGGCCCTGGGGGTCGCCCTCATACTCCTGACCGCCCTCGCCCTCGGAACCGACGCGGGGTCCCTCTCGCTCGGGTCGCTCGTCGGGATGGTGTTCGTCCTCGCCGTGACGACCGTCCTTGCGGCGGCCGTCTGGGCGGGACTGGCGCGGAGCATGCCCGACGTGGTGACCGGCATCGGTGCGATGGGGCTCGTCGTGTTCTGGGCGTTCCTGCTCAACGGGGTCGCGACGGTCGTCGCCCTCGACTGGAGCGGGCTGTTCGGCGTCGAGGCCATCGGGTTCACCCCGAACTTCGTGGGACAGATCGTCGTCGCGCTCACCGAGGCCCTGCTGCCGACCGCCCTCGGGACCGCGTGGCCGTACCTGCTCGTCCAGCTCGGCATCGGTATCGTCGTCGCGGCGAGCTTCGAGGAGTCCGAGGTGACGACCACTACGCCCGCCTTGCTCCTGTTGACCGCCGTGGTCGCGTTCGGCCTCGTGACGGGTGTGCAGGTGCTCGTCGCGATGACGTTCGGGCTCTGA
- a CDS encoding S8 family serine peptidase: protein MAKKKADSVEKELDFADKGNVLVGNFSDEAVKSLQRNNDVRYVEEDVTVHALAQTKPWGIDRVDADVVHNNGQTGEGAHIAILDTGIDADHPDLEPNLGKGYAVENCSGTDCVEDWDDDHSHGTHCAGIANAVNNSEGVVGVSTQATLHAVKVLSGSGSGSASGVAEGIKWAADQGYGVISMSLGASSGSSTIRDALQYAQDRDVIIISAAGNEGPCTDCVHYPGAYPESMAIGSTASDDSMSSFSSTGPEVEMCAPGSDILSCVKGGGYQKYSGTSMATPHVSGAAGLLRAQGLSASETRKRLTDTAEDLGHADNEQGAGLLDVEAAVGDGGGGGDEPATFAVETSSVTDLGTTEATLNGELTGLGGSNSATVGFKYWQSGDRSGTEQTVEVGSKSSASTFSSTVTGLSKEVTYQFLAYAVNDSGEEVTGSAREFTTTGALSVTTAPVSDIGNNTATLTGNLQSLGEFSEADVGFHWWAEGMKDATLERREVGEKTSTGEFSLSISDLRADTTYVVQAYGNPDWDTAKDFGSQVTFTTGTSPSLGVKTGSASNVSDSGATLSGEVTSLGESGSADVGVNYWVSGDRSGTEQSASAGSKSSTGSFSVDVSGLDAATGYEFEAYADDGTSSVTGAAASFTTGDAPEEPDAPFAVSINDTPDWKTSYAAKLSGEVTRIDSGVDEVYTEFQFWVKGDKAGTFEVDDSDTRSSPGEVDEMIWGLEASTTYVSVIRAFDGSGNEVFSNRMEFTTSA from the coding sequence GTGGCGAAGAAGAAGGCGGATTCGGTCGAGAAGGAGCTCGATTTTGCCGACAAGGGCAACGTCCTCGTCGGAAACTTCTCGGACGAAGCGGTCAAGAGCCTCCAGCGGAACAACGACGTCAGATACGTCGAGGAGGACGTCACCGTCCACGCGCTGGCACAGACCAAGCCGTGGGGCATCGACCGTGTCGACGCCGACGTCGTCCACAACAACGGCCAGACCGGTGAGGGTGCGCACATCGCCATCCTCGACACCGGTATCGACGCCGACCACCCCGACCTCGAACCCAACCTCGGGAAAGGCTACGCCGTCGAGAACTGTTCCGGCACCGACTGTGTCGAGGACTGGGACGACGACCACAGCCACGGCACGCACTGTGCCGGCATCGCGAACGCGGTGAACAACAGCGAGGGTGTCGTCGGTGTCTCGACGCAGGCGACCCTGCACGCGGTGAAGGTTCTGTCCGGCTCCGGTTCGGGCTCCGCCAGTGGTGTCGCAGAGGGCATCAAGTGGGCAGCCGACCAGGGCTACGGCGTCATCTCGATGAGTCTGGGTGCCTCCTCCGGCTCCTCGACCATCCGCGACGCGCTCCAGTACGCCCAGGACCGCGACGTCATCATCATCTCCGCCGCAGGTAACGAGGGTCCGTGTACGGACTGTGTGCACTACCCCGGTGCCTACCCCGAGTCGATGGCCATCGGCTCGACGGCCTCCGACGACTCCATGTCGAGTTTCTCCTCGACGGGTCCCGAGGTCGAGATGTGTGCGCCCGGCAGCGACATCCTGTCGTGTGTCAAGGGCGGCGGCTACCAGAAGTACTCCGGCACGTCGATGGCGACCCCCCACGTCTCCGGTGCCGCGGGTCTCCTCCGTGCCCAGGGCCTCAGCGCGTCCGAGACGCGAAAGCGCCTGACCGACACCGCCGAGGACCTCGGCCACGCCGACAACGAGCAGGGCGCTGGCCTGCTCGACGTCGAGGCCGCCGTCGGCGATGGTGGCGGTGGCGGCGACGAGCCCGCGACCTTCGCGGTCGAGACGAGCTCGGTCACGGACCTCGGTACGACCGAGGCGACCCTTAACGGTGAGCTGACCGGTCTCGGCGGCTCGAACTCCGCCACTGTCGGCTTCAAGTACTGGCAGTCCGGCGACCGCAGCGGCACCGAGCAGACCGTCGAGGTCGGCTCGAAGTCCTCGGCCAGCACGTTCAGTAGCACGGTCACCGGCCTCAGCAAGGAGGTCACCTACCAGTTCCTCGCGTACGCGGTCAACGACAGCGGCGAGGAGGTCACCGGCTCCGCCCGCGAGTTCACCACGACCGGAGCCCTGAGCGTCACCACGGCACCCGTCTCCGACATCGGGAACAACACGGCGACGCTCACGGGGAACCTGCAGAGCCTCGGTGAGTTCAGTGAGGCCGACGTCGGCTTCCACTGGTGGGCAGAGGGCATGAAGGACGCGACGCTCGAGCGCCGCGAGGTCGGCGAGAAGACCTCGACGGGCGAGTTCTCGCTCTCCATCAGCGACCTGCGCGCCGACACCACGTACGTCGTCCAGGCGTACGGTAACCCCGACTGGGACACCGCCAAGGACTTCGGGTCGCAGGTCACGTTCACGACCGGCACCTCCCCGTCGCTCGGCGTCAAGACCGGCTCCGCGAGCAACGTCTCGGACTCCGGTGCGACCCTCTCGGGCGAGGTCACGAGCCTCGGCGAGAGCGGCTCCGCCGACGTCGGCGTGAACTACTGGGTCTCGGGCGACCGCTCGGGCACCGAGCAGTCCGCCTCCGCCGGCAGCAAGTCCTCGACCGGGAGCTTCTCGGTCGACGTGAGCGGCCTCGACGCCGCGACCGGCTACGAGTTCGAGGCCTACGCCGACGACGGCACGTCCTCGGTCACCGGCGCGGCAGCGTCCTTCACCACGGGTGACGCACCCGAGGAACCCGACGCACCGTTCGCGGTCTCGATCAACGACACGCCCGACTGGAAGACCTCCTACGCGGCCAAACTGAGCGGTGAGGTCACCCGCATCGACAGCGGTGTCGACGAGGTCTACACCGAGTTCCAGTTCTGGGTCAAGGGTGACAAGGCTGGGACCTTCGAGGTCGACGACTCCGACACCCGCTCGAGCCCGGGCGAGGTCGACGAGATGATCTGGGGCCTCGAGGCCAGCACGACCTACGTGTCGGTCATCCGCGCCTTCGACGGCAGCGGCAACGAGGTCTTCAGCAACCGGATGGAGTTCACGACGTCGGCGTAA
- a CDS encoding PadR family transcriptional regulator, protein MQDLSGFQRDLLYVIASLDRPHGLAIKRELERYYGKRINEGRLYPNLDVLVEEDLVRKGQKDRRTNYYELTRTGVDDLLARHTWEETKLKNVAEFEGKEAKTQ, encoded by the coding sequence ATGCAAGATCTAAGTGGATTCCAGCGAGATCTCCTCTACGTTATCGCCAGTCTCGACCGGCCACACGGTTTGGCCATCAAGCGAGAGCTGGAGCGGTACTACGGCAAGCGCATCAACGAGGGTCGGTTGTATCCGAACCTCGATGTGCTCGTCGAAGAGGACCTCGTCCGGAAAGGACAGAAGGACCGCAGAACGAACTACTACGAGCTGACACGGACGGGAGTCGATGACCTGTTGGCGCGACACACCTGGGAGGAAACCAAACTAAAGAACGTGGCCGAGTTCGAAGGCAAGGAAGCAAAGACACAGTGA
- a CDS encoding PadR family transcriptional regulator: protein MYDLTGFQRDLLYVIAGLDEPHGLAIKDELENYYESEIHHGRLYPNLDTLVDKGLVEKGELDRRTNFYTLTRRGRREIDARQEWEAQYLDELAQAEA, encoded by the coding sequence ATGTACGACCTGACTGGATTCCAGCGGGATCTGTTGTACGTCATCGCAGGGCTCGACGAACCACACGGGCTCGCGATCAAGGATGAGCTCGAGAACTACTACGAATCAGAGATTCACCACGGGCGACTCTACCCCAACCTCGACACCCTCGTCGACAAGGGTCTCGTCGAGAAGGGTGAACTCGACCGTCGTACCAACTTCTACACGCTGACGCGCCGCGGTCGCCGCGAGATCGACGCGCGCCAGGAGTGGGAAGCACAGTACCTCGACGAACTCGCACAGGCTGAAGCATAA
- a CDS encoding DEAD/DEAH box helicase: MSSDTPQRDLPITGRTLADSFPRYDDQIVHVATQDAREAQRVSAGEVLRPQLARQLPFDPYTHQAEALDHLADGENVCVATSTSSGKTWVYALQIARNYLDDPDSTALLVYPTKALSRDQEQQLSDLFDDLGLDLTVAVYDGDTPQDRRKHIRENADVIITNFAGVNVYLGHHRRWHDFYADCSLLVVDESHTYTGVHGMHVAWTIRRLRRVLDHNDSDPQLVCTSATIGNPAEHSERLTGAPFSVVAEDGSPHGRRDIVFWNPPLDTDALPEDADLEEYKQARASAGDQAASLTAHLGLHGIQTLTFTRSRQGTEIGAKQAVDAARKHPLSGYLSVEPYHAGHGKQTRRGTEYELKSGNLDAVISTNALELGIDIGSVDATVLTGYPGTRQSFWQQLGRSGRGDSDALSVLVARADAIDQYILDEPAYLLGDNVEDAVVGLENNPVYAQHVRCAAHELPLTTGDRQWFDGERLDRAVEMFKDAGELVGDLDHGVTYNGGPRPQMDISMYNTGGTQFDVRRRDGDIDMEPIDKERAYREFHKGALVLHSGVEYEVVAFEEDRPNPYVELQSVHTNEYSETLSDIDIHDLEEERSRDLGNGWRVCWGTGLVDVHYSHFRRRDIESGEITQPLRPTGLGPLSMRTQLMWVELPQGMREACVERVVFGEDGEDDDAEADRDAQTVDDLPGSEIDQIFMGGLHAAEHGMIKLAPLELRMDKSDLGGLSVSQHPETGKPTWFIYDGVSGGLGFSKAIYEVVETLATTTRNRIDGCSCKGTRGCPSCVMDSQCGSDNDPLHTDAAVDVLSELLDRLGRVSEPGES, translated from the coding sequence ATGAGCTCCGACACGCCACAGCGCGACCTGCCCATCACCGGCCGAACCCTGGCGGATTCTTTCCCTCGATACGACGACCAGATCGTCCACGTCGCGACGCAGGACGCCCGGGAGGCCCAGCGCGTCTCCGCCGGCGAGGTACTCCGCCCACAGCTCGCCCGGCAACTCCCCTTCGACCCGTACACTCATCAGGCCGAGGCGCTGGACCACCTCGCCGACGGGGAGAACGTCTGCGTGGCGACCTCGACCTCTTCCGGGAAGACGTGGGTGTACGCCCTGCAGATAGCGCGGAACTACCTCGACGACCCTGACTCCACGGCGCTGCTCGTCTATCCGACCAAGGCGCTCTCTCGCGACCAGGAACAGCAGCTCTCGGACCTGTTCGACGACCTCGGGCTCGACCTGACCGTCGCGGTGTACGACGGGGACACGCCACAGGACCGGCGCAAGCACATCCGCGAGAACGCTGACGTGATAATCACGAACTTCGCCGGCGTGAACGTCTACCTCGGCCACCACCGGCGCTGGCACGACTTCTATGCCGACTGCTCGCTCCTCGTCGTCGACGAGTCCCACACCTACACCGGCGTCCACGGGATGCACGTCGCATGGACCATCAGGCGGCTCCGGCGCGTGCTCGATCACAACGACAGCGACCCGCAACTCGTCTGCACGAGCGCGACCATCGGGAATCCGGCCGAGCACTCAGAGCGACTCACCGGCGCGCCCTTCTCGGTCGTCGCGGAAGACGGCAGCCCGCACGGCCGCCGGGACATCGTGTTCTGGAACCCGCCGCTTGACACCGATGCCTTACCAGAAGATGCCGACCTCGAGGAGTACAAGCAGGCCCGGGCCAGCGCTGGCGATCAGGCTGCCTCGCTCACGGCCCACCTCGGCCTGCACGGCATCCAGACCCTGACGTTCACCCGGTCGCGCCAGGGGACCGAAATCGGCGCGAAACAGGCCGTCGACGCGGCCAGAAAGCATCCGCTGTCGGGCTACCTCTCGGTCGAACCGTACCACGCCGGCCACGGCAAGCAGACCCGTCGGGGAACCGAGTACGAACTCAAGTCCGGGAACCTCGACGCGGTCATCTCGACGAACGCGCTGGAACTCGGCATCGACATCGGGAGCGTCGACGCGACGGTTCTGACCGGCTACCCGGGAACCAGGCAGTCGTTCTGGCAGCAGCTCGGGCGCTCCGGACGGGGGGATTCCGACGCACTCTCCGTGCTCGTCGCCCGGGCCGACGCCATCGACCAGTACATCCTCGACGAGCCTGCGTACCTGCTGGGCGACAACGTCGAGGACGCCGTGGTCGGCCTCGAGAACAACCCGGTGTACGCCCAGCACGTCCGGTGTGCCGCCCACGAACTCCCGCTCACGACCGGGGACCGCCAGTGGTTCGACGGCGAGCGCCTCGACCGCGCCGTCGAGATGTTCAAGGACGCCGGCGAACTCGTCGGCGACCTCGACCACGGCGTCACCTACAACGGTGGGCCGCGCCCGCAGATGGACATCTCGATGTACAACACCGGCGGGACGCAGTTCGACGTGCGCCGCCGCGACGGCGACATCGACATGGAGCCAATCGACAAGGAGCGCGCCTACCGCGAGTTCCACAAAGGGGCACTCGTGCTCCACTCGGGCGTCGAGTACGAGGTCGTCGCCTTCGAGGAGGACCGTCCAAACCCCTACGTCGAACTCCAGTCAGTCCACACGAACGAGTACTCGGAGACGCTCTCGGATATCGACATCCACGACCTCGAGGAAGAGCGCTCGCGCGACCTCGGCAACGGCTGGCGGGTCTGCTGGGGAACCGGGCTGGTGGACGTCCACTACAGCCACTTCCGTCGCCGCGACATCGAATCCGGGGAGATCACCCAGCCACTTCGGCCGACGGGCCTCGGCCCGTTGTCGATGCGAACCCAGCTCATGTGGGTCGAACTTCCACAGGGGATGCGCGAAGCGTGTGTCGAGCGCGTCGTCTTCGGCGAGGACGGCGAGGATGACGACGCCGAGGCCGACCGCGACGCACAGACCGTCGACGACCTGCCCGGTTCAGAAATCGACCAGATATTCATGGGTGGCCTTCACGCCGCGGAGCACGGGATGATAAAACTCGCCCCGCTCGAACTCCGGATGGACAAGTCCGACCTCGGCGGGCTCTCGGTCAGCCAGCACCCCGAGACGGGGAAACCGACGTGGTTCATCTACGACGGCGTCTCCGGCGGGCTCGGATTCTCGAAGGCCATCTACGAGGTGGTCGAGACGCTCGCGACGACCACCCGGAACCGCATCGACGGATGTTCTTGCAAGGGGACTCGCGGCTGTCCCTCCTGCGTGATGGACAGCCAGTGCGGGAGCGATAACGACCCCCTGCACACCGACGCGGCGGTGGATGTACTCTCCGAACTTCTCGACAGACTCGGTCGTGTCTCCGAGCCTGGAGAGAGTTAA